From the genome of Faecalibacterium prausnitzii:
GTCAACGCAGAGCTCAACACCACCATGAGCGTGGTGAACGATGTCACCCGCTTTGTGGATGGCTGCGTGCAGGTAGTGGAATACTTTTACAACTGCCATTTTGACCGGGATGCACTGGATTTCAGCCGCTTTACCGTGCATTTGCGCTTTTTTGCACAGCGCGTATTTCAAGGAAAACAGGAGCAGGAAAACGATACCCACGACGAAGTGTTCCGCGCCCTGATCGCCCGCAATTGCAGCGAACACTACAAATGCGCCTGCTGCATTGCGGAGTATGTCCGCAACACCTGGCACAAGGAGCTTTCGGACGAGGAACTGGTGTTCCTTACGATCCATCTGAAACGGATTCGGATGGGGAAGTAAGCTTTCTTGCTTCACCTTTGATTCTTCACAGGTCTTTCCTGTGTGGATATATATGCTGGATACGAACTTGAGAAAAGGAGAACTGAAGATGAAAGACAAGATCTTTGGCGTGCTGCAGCGCGTGGGACGCAGCTTTATGCTGCCCATTGCACTGCTGCCTGTAGCGGGCCTGCTGCTGGGTATCGGCAGCTCGTTCACCAACGAAACCATGCTGGCGGCCTATGGCCTGAACAGCGTCATCCACCCCGGTACCCTGATCTACACCATTCTGGACGTGATGAGCCAGACTGGCAGCGCCGTGTTCAACAATCTGGCGCTGCTGTTCGCCATGGGCGTGGCCATCGGCATGGCCCGCAAGGAAAAAGAGGTCGCGGCCCTGTCCGGCGCAGTGGCCTATATCATTATGAATACAGCCATTCAGGCCATGATCAATGCGGCAGGCGGCGTAGAAGCGATGCCTGCCAACTCCACCACCACCATGCTGGGCATCACGACCCTGCAAATGGGTGTGTTCGGCGGCATCGTGGTCGGTCTGGGCGTGGCGGCGCTGCACAACAAGTTCTATAAGATCGAGCTGCCGCAGGTGCTGGCCTTCTTTGGCGGTACACGCTTTGTGCCCATCATCAGCTCCATCGTGTATTTGGTGGTCGGCATTGCCATGTTCTATATCTGGCCGGTGGTGCAGAGCGGAATTGCCGCGCTGGGTGCACTGGTACTGGCTTCCGGCTACGCAGGTACCTTTATTTACGGCCTGCTGGAGCGTGCGCTGATCCCCTTCGGGCTGCACCATGTGTTCTATATGCCGTTCTGGCAGACTGCTGTGGGCGGCACCGCCATCGTCGATGGCGTCACCGTGACCGGCGCACAGAACATCTTCTTTGCCGAGCTGGCTTCCAAGTCTACCACGGTGTTCTCGGTCAGCGCTACCCGTTTCATGGCCGGTAAGTTCCCCTTTATGATGTTCGGTCTGCCCGGCGCAGCGCTGGCGATGTACCAGTGCGCCAAGCCGGAAAAGAAAAAGGTGGCAGGCGGCTTGCTGCTTTCCGCAGCCCTGACCGCTTTCCTCACCGGCATCACCGAGCCGCTGGAATTTACTTTTATCTTTGTGGCACTGCCCATGTACGCAGTGCACTGCGTGCTGGCAGGTCTGTCCTTCATGCTGATGCACATCCTGAATGTGGGTGTGGGCATGACCTTCTCCGGCGGTCTCATCGACTTGGTGCTGTTCGGTGTGATGCAGGGCAACGCCAAGACCCACTGGGTGTGGGTGGTCGTGGTCGGCGCGGTGTACTTTGTACTGTACTACATCATTTTCCGCTTTATGATCTCCAAGTTTGACTACAAGACCCCGGGCCGCGATGATGCCGAGGAAGTCAAGCTGTACACCCGTGCGGACGTGAACGCCCGCAGCGCCGCTTCCGGCAGCACCGCCCCCGCAGGGGATGATCCGGTCAGCGCCCTGATCGTGGAAGGTCTGGGCGGTACCGCTAATCTGTCCGACGTGGACTGCTGTGCCACCCGCCTGCGCTGCACCGTCAAGGACGCTGCGCTGGTCAAACAGGATGTGCTCAAGGCCTCCGGTGCCTCCGGCGTGATCTGCAAGGGCAACGGTGTGCAGGTGGTATACGGCCCCAAGGTGGCCGTCATCAAGGCAAAGCTGGAAGATTATCTGGAAAATGCACCTAAGACCCCGGCGGCCCACGCAGCAAATGATACCGTGCTGTCTGCCTGCCTGAACGGCACTGTAGTGCCGCTGGCCGATGTGAAGGATGAAGCCTTTGCCAGCGGTGCACTGGGCGACGGCATTGCCATTGAGCCCACCGATGGTGAACTGGTGGCACCTGCTGACGGTGAGATCTCCTCCACCTTTGAGACCCACCATGCCGTAGGCATGACCACGACTGACGGTGCCGAACTGCTGATGCACATCGGCATCGATACGGTCAAGCTGGGTGGCAAGCACTTTACCTACCTCGTCAACGAGGGCGATAAGGTGAAGAAAGGTCAGCCGTTGATCCGCTTTGAACTGGAAGCCATTAAGGCCGAAGGCTATCCTGTGACCACACCGCTCATTGTCTGCAACACTGATGACTATGCCGCTGTCGCGGCTAAAGCCAGTGGCACCGTAAAGCAGGGCGATGCGCTGCTGGAACTGAAGCACTAAGCGTTTTTCTTCAACTGTAAGGCAGGGTTGTTATAAAGGGGGGCTGCTGCAAAATAGCCCCAACGAAAAAATGAGATAGACTTTCCCGAAAGGGGGGCCTATCTCATTTTTTGTTGTCTGAATTACGGATAAAATAGCCGCTCCATCTTGAAAACGGCGTAAAGATTTATTATAATAAGATAAATAGTTGTGAATTTTGCAAAGGAGGGCTGAATCATGGCAGCGCAGCGCACCTATCTGGCAATCGACCTGAAAAGTTTCTATGCCTCGGTGGAGTGCGTGGACCGCCATCTGGATCCCCTGACCACCAATCTGGTGGTGGCGGATGCCTCCCGCACTGAAAAAACCATCTGCCTTGCGGTGTCGCCCTCCTTAAAAGCCTACAAGATCCCCGGCAGAGCACGGCTGTTTGAAGCCGTTCAGCGTGTCCGGGAGGTCAACGCCCAGCGGTTGCAAACTGCCATCCGGCAGAAAAAGGCAGTCCGGGGAGAGGATGGCAAGTACCACTTTGCCCGCACCTCTTTCGATGCCAATGCCCTGAACGCAGACCCGACGCTGGGGCTGAGCTACATCGTTGCGCCGCCCCGGATGCAGCGATATCTGGACGTGTCCACCCAGATCTACAAGACCTACCTCAAATATGTGTCCCCGGCGGATATCTACCCCTACTCCATCGACGAGGTTTTTATTGATGTGACAGGCTATCTGCCTTATTATCACATGAGCGCCCATGAACTTGCCATGACCATGGTGCGGGAGGTGCTGACCAACACCGGCATCACCGCAACGGCAGGCATCGGCACCAACCTCTACCTTGCAAAGCTGGCCATGGACATTGTGGCAAAACACATCCCGGCGGACAAGGACGGCGTCCGCATTGCAGAGCTGGACGAGCAGTCCTATCGGTATCTGCTGTGGAACCATCGCCCGCTGACGGATTTCTGGATGACCGGCCCTGGTACCGTCAAACGGCTGGAAGCCCACGGCATTTATACGATGGGGGATTTGGCACGGTTTTCCATCCATGGAGAAGATCGTCTGTATGAAATTTTTGGCGTGGATGCGGAAATTCTCATTGACCACGCATGGGGCTATGAGCCATGTGGCATGGAGCAGATCAAAAGTTACAAGTCCAGCACCAACAGCATCAGCGAGGGACAGGTGCTGACCTGCCCCTACCCCAACGACAAAGCCAAGCTTATCGTTCGGGAGATGGCAGAGATTCTGATGTTCCGGCTCACCGAAAAGAAACTGGTGACGGAATCCCTGACTTTAGAGGTAGGCTACGATCGGGAGAACGTGGACAACGGCGGCTATCGTGGTCTGACCCAGACCGACCGCTACGGCAGGATCCTCCCCAAGGCAGCCCACGGCACGGTTCGGTTTGATGTCCCCACCAATCTGGGCAGCACCCTCATCAACGAAAGCGCAAAGCTGTTTGAGCGCATCACCGACCCGGCGCTGACGGTGCGGCGCATTACCCTCAACGCCAACAAGGTCACGCCGGATGAGGGTATCTATCAGGTGGACTTTTTCACCGACACCAAGAAGCTGGAAAAGGAGAAAAAGCTCCAGCAGGCCATGCTGGGCATCAAGAACAAATACGGCAAAAACGCCGTGCTGAAAGCCAGCAGCTACGAGGAAGGCGCCACCATGCGCCAGCGAAATGCGCAGATCGGCGGTCACAGCGCAGGAGGTTCAGATGGAAAACTACAAAAATAGCAAAATCGGGCGGGAGACCGCCCAAAAGTACGGGGACATCCTGGAAATGGAGCGCCCTCAGACCGAAGAATCCCTCCGCAAGCACCCTCGCATGACCCTTCAGAACCGTGCCAAGATCTTCTCGCCCTTCTCTCCGCTGCGGGGCTATGACGAGCAGCTTGCCGCAGAAAAGCAGCGCACCGAGCGGGTGCCCAAGCGCATTCTGACCGAGGAAGAAATGTCGGCTCTGTCTGATCGACTGATGCAGGTCACCAAGGGCATGACCATCACGGTGCGGTATTTCAAGGAGGACACTACCCACCCGGAGATTCCCGCAGTGGGCAACTACATCACCCTGACCGGCAAGGCAGACCGCATCGACCCGGTGTTCCGCACTTTGCAGGTGGGAGACACCGTGGTACCCTTTGAAGATCTGGTGGAGGTCAGCGGGGAAGGCATCATGGACATTGATGCGTATCTGGGAATCGGGGAAGGATGCGTTTGAAAAAATACCGAAAGAGAGTTTTATGGGACATCGCTTTCGGTAAAATGACCTCAGAAGAAGCAAAACACACTTCGGATGGAGGAAAATACAATGGCAAACGGTGATTACGGCTACTTTGGCAAAGGCGACACGGGCTATGCCCAGTACATGACGGCCTTCAACCGCAACTTTGGCGGTTCGTCTGGCGGCGGTGGCGGCGGAAACCACAACAATGGCGGCGGTGGCGGGGGAGATGGCAGCGGCTGCGGCTGCCTCATCGCCATTGCGGTGGTGGTCGTGCTGGTGCTCCTCGGCATGGGAAGCTGAGGGCATCCCCACGGTGCAGAGCTGCTTGTGGTAAACGACGGAAAAAACTAAAAAAGCACTTGACCCTGACGTTGCGTCATAGCGTATACTGAGCTTGTCGCAAGGGAGGAAAACGAAATGATGACTGTCAAGGAAGTGAGCAATCTGACCGGGGTGAGCATTCGGACGCTGCAATATTACGATAAAATCGGTCTGCTGCATCCGGCGCATCGAACGCAGGCAGGCTATCGCCTGTATGATGATGCTACACTGGAACGATTGCAACAGATTTTGCTATTCCGAGAACTGGAATTTTCACTGGAGGATATCCGAAAAATTCTGAAAAACCCGGAATTTGATCGGGAAAAGGCACTGGAACAGCAGATCACTTTGCTGACCCTGAAAAAACGGCATCTGGAAAAGTTGATCGCTCTTGCGGAGAAGATTCGGACAACAGGAGGAAATGTTATGGACTTCAACGCATTTGACACACAGAAGATCAGGGAATACGCAGAACGTGCAAAGAAAGAGTGGGGCGAAACCACAGAGTATCAGGAATTCGAGGCAAAAAACGCCCGGCGGACGCAGAAGGAATCTGGCAGCATCAACGAGCAGTTGATGGGGCTCGTAGCGGCATTCGGAACGCTGCAAACCAGAGAACCGGCAGACCCCGCAGTACAGGCACAGGTGAAGAAGCTGCAGGACTTTATCACGGAAAACTACTATACCTGCACGAAGCCCATTCTGCATCAACTTGGACAGATGTATGGTGCCGGCGGCGAGTTTACGGAGAACATTAACGCTGCCGGGGGAGAAGGCGCTGCAGAATTCGCACAGAAAGCCATTGAAATTTATTGCCGATAAGCAAGATTGTCTTGCGTGACCCGGTCACAGAAAATCCAACTAGGAAATGTTATCATATAGTCACAGGAAACACCAACAACATTCCGATGGAGGATTTGAATATGAAAGCAAAGTTTTATATCTGTGAGCACTGTGGCAATCTGGTCACCACCATCCACAACGCAGGCGTTCCGCTGGCCTGCTGCGGCGAAAAGATGAAGGAGCTGCTCCCCAACACGGTGGAGGCCAGCGGCGAAAAGCATCTGCCGGTGGCAGGGCTTTCCGGCAGCACCCTCACTGTTGCGGTGGGTGCAGTGGAGCACCCCATGGTGGATGTGCACCACATCCAGTGGCTCTTTGTGGAGACCGAAAACGGTGGACAGCTCCGCTACCTCGCCCCCGGGCAGGCACCCAAGGCGGTATTTGAGCTGGGCACCGAAAGGCCGGTGGCGGTCTACGCCTACTGCAACCTGCATGGTCTGTGGATGACGAAGCTGTAAGAAATAAACGGGCTCCTGCCAGTGGTTGAACGCTTGCAGGAGCCTGTTTTTTGCGTGCAACCAGAGGATCGATGCAGCGTTGAAAATGTTCTGCTTGACCTTGTGCAGAGGATGAAGTAATATACTCGTAAAAAACCAACGTACGAGGATATTGTACCGTGGCGGATTGGCTGCAACGCCACACCGACTGCGATAGGAAGGTTATCTTCTGCTGCTTTGATGCCCGGACGGCGCAGGCGGATCAGACAAAAATGAAAATGGAGTAAACATTGAAATACAGAGAGATCGTGGACGGTATTTTTCTTGACCGTCCCAACCGTTTTATTGCCCATGTGGACGTGAACGGTGCAGTGGAAACCGTCCATGTCAAAAACACCGGGCGGTGCAAGGAACTGCTGCTGCCCGGTGCAGCAGTGCGTCTGGAAGTGTCGGACAACCCGAAACGCAAGACAAAATACGACCTTGTGGCGGTCCACAAGCAGGAACTTGGCTGGGTCAATATGGACAGTCAGGCACCCAACAAGGTGGTAGGAGAATGGCTCTCAAAGCAGGAGTTTGACCTTGTCCGGCCGGAGTTTGCCTACGGAAAATCCCGCATCGACTTCTACATGGAAAAGGGCGAACAGAAATACCTGCTGGAAGTCAAAGGCTGCACACTGGAAGTGGGCGGTATCGGTTATTTCCCGGATGCGCCCACCGAACGGGGCGTGAAGCACTTGCACGAGTTAGCACAGGCACAGCGGGCAGGGTATCGGTGCGCAGTGGCCTTTGTGATCCAGATGGAAGGCAT
Proteins encoded in this window:
- a CDS encoding PTS transporter subunit IIABC, translating into MKDKIFGVLQRVGRSFMLPIALLPVAGLLLGIGSSFTNETMLAAYGLNSVIHPGTLIYTILDVMSQTGSAVFNNLALLFAMGVAIGMARKEKEVAALSGAVAYIIMNTAIQAMINAAGGVEAMPANSTTTMLGITTLQMGVFGGIVVGLGVAALHNKFYKIELPQVLAFFGGTRFVPIISSIVYLVVGIAMFYIWPVVQSGIAALGALVLASGYAGTFIYGLLERALIPFGLHHVFYMPFWQTAVGGTAIVDGVTVTGAQNIFFAELASKSTTVFSVSATRFMAGKFPFMMFGLPGAALAMYQCAKPEKKKVAGGLLLSAALTAFLTGITEPLEFTFIFVALPMYAVHCVLAGLSFMLMHILNVGVGMTFSGGLIDLVLFGVMQGNAKTHWVWVVVVGAVYFVLYYIIFRFMISKFDYKTPGRDDAEEVKLYTRADVNARSAASGSTAPAGDDPVSALIVEGLGGTANLSDVDCCATRLRCTVKDAALVKQDVLKASGASGVICKGNGVQVVYGPKVAVIKAKLEDYLENAPKTPAAHAANDTVLSACLNGTVVPLADVKDEAFASGALGDGIAIEPTDGELVAPADGEISSTFETHHAVGMTTTDGAELLMHIGIDTVKLGGKHFTYLVNEGDKVKKGQPLIRFELEAIKAEGYPVTTPLIVCNTDDYAAVAAKASGTVKQGDALLELKH
- a CDS encoding DNA methylase, which encodes MAAQRTYLAIDLKSFYASVECVDRHLDPLTTNLVVADASRTEKTICLAVSPSLKAYKIPGRARLFEAVQRVREVNAQRLQTAIRQKKAVRGEDGKYHFARTSFDANALNADPTLGLSYIVAPPRMQRYLDVSTQIYKTYLKYVSPADIYPYSIDEVFIDVTGYLPYYHMSAHELAMTMVREVLTNTGITATAGIGTNLYLAKLAMDIVAKHIPADKDGVRIAELDEQSYRYLLWNHRPLTDFWMTGPGTVKRLEAHGIYTMGDLARFSIHGEDRLYEIFGVDAEILIDHAWGYEPCGMEQIKSYKSSTNSISEGQVLTCPYPNDKAKLIVREMAEILMFRLTEKKLVTESLTLEVGYDRENVDNGGYRGLTQTDRYGRILPKAAHGTVRFDVPTNLGSTLINESAKLFERITDPALTVRRITLNANKVTPDEGIYQVDFFTDTKKLEKEKKLQQAMLGIKNKYGKNAVLKASSYEEGATMRQRNAQIGGHSAGGSDGKLQK
- a CDS encoding HFLK protein; its protein translation is MANGDYGYFGKGDTGYAQYMTAFNRNFGGSSGGGGGGNHNNGGGGGGDGSGCGCLIAIAVVVVLVLLGMGS
- a CDS encoding MerR family transcriptional regulator, with the protein product MMTVKEVSNLTGVSIRTLQYYDKIGLLHPAHRTQAGYRLYDDATLERLQQILLFRELEFSLEDIRKILKNPEFDREKALEQQITLLTLKKRHLEKLIALAEKIRTTGGNVMDFNAFDTQKIREYAERAKKEWGETTEYQEFEAKNARRTQKESGSINEQLMGLVAAFGTLQTREPADPAVQAQVKKLQDFITENYYTCTKPILHQLGQMYGAGGEFTENINAAGGEGAAEFAQKAIEIYCR
- a CDS encoding desulfoferrodoxin family protein, with translation MKAKFYICEHCGNLVTTIHNAGVPLACCGEKMKELLPNTVEASGEKHLPVAGLSGSTLTVAVGAVEHPMVDVHHIQWLFVETENGGQLRYLAPGQAPKAVFELGTERPVAVYAYCNLHGLWMTKL
- the sfsA gene encoding DNA/RNA nuclease SfsA encodes the protein MKYREIVDGIFLDRPNRFIAHVDVNGAVETVHVKNTGRCKELLLPGAAVRLEVSDNPKRKTKYDLVAVHKQELGWVNMDSQAPNKVVGEWLSKQEFDLVRPEFAYGKSRIDFYMEKGEQKYLLEVKGCTLEVGGIGYFPDAPTERGVKHLHELAQAQRAGYRCAVAFVIQMEGITEVRPNVGTQPEFGTALAEAKAAGVSVLFLLCHVGRDSLEIVEQREA